One Fictibacillus halophilus genomic window, TCATGAGATGGTGGTTAAAGCGAATGAGTTTGAACAATGCCAGATCTTTTTTGAATGCAATACGTTAAGAATCAATGCAAAAAGCCACCTTAGTATGAGTCTTTTAAATGGCATGCAAGGGGTCTGTTGCGTTTCTGCAACTGGAGAGGATAGCAGGGGTGCAGTTGATGCATTACGCAGTTTAGGAACAGGTTCATTATCATAAAAATATGTAAGATAAATTAAAAAAAAGCAGCCATTCGACTGCTTTTTTTATT contains:
- a CDS encoding HPr family phosphocarrier protein, giving the protein MKTYFMVQEKIRPTWIHEMVVKANEFEQCQIFFECNTLRINAKSHLSMSLLNGMQGVCCVSATGEDSRGAVDALRSLGTGSLS